The Chionomys nivalis chromosome 20, mChiNiv1.1, whole genome shotgun sequence genome includes a region encoding these proteins:
- the Cbr4 gene encoding 3-oxoacyl-[acyl-carrier-protein] reductase, translating to MDKVCAVFGGSRGIGRAVAQLMAQKGYRLAIVARNLEVAKAAAGELGGNHLAFSCDVAKEEDVQHTFEEMEKHLGPVNFLVNAAGINRDSLLVRAKTEDMISQLHTNLLGSMLTCKAAMKTMIQQGGSIVNVGSVIGFKGNVGQSVYSATKGGLIGFSRSLAKEVARKKIRVNVVAPGFIHTDMTKHLKEEHLKKNILLGRFGDALDVAHAVVFLLESPYITGHVLVVDGGLQLTI from the exons ATGGACAAAGTTTGTGCGGTTTTCGGAGGCTCCAGGGGGATCGGCAGGGCTGTAGCCCAGCTAATGGCACAGAAGGGCTACCGTCTGGCGATCGTCGCCAGAAACCTGGAAGTGGCCAAAGCCGCCGCCGGCGAGCTCGGCG GAAACCACTTGGCATTTAGCTGTGATGTTGCTAAAGAGGAGGATGTTCAGCATACGTTTGAAGAGATGGAGAAACATTTGGGTCCTGTCAATTTCCTGGTAAATGCAGCTGGCATTAACAG AGATAGTCTCCTAGTGAGAGCAAAAACTGAAGACATGATATCTCAGCTTCACACTAACCTCTTGGGCTCCATGCTGACGTGCAAGGCGGCCATGAAGACGATGATTCAGCAGGGTGGATCCATTGTTAATGTAG GGAGTGTTATTGGTTTCAAAGGCAATGTGGGCCAGTCCGTGTACAGCGCTACCAAAGGAGGGCTCATTGGGTTTTCACGCTCGCTTGCTAAAGAGGTTGCACGGAAGAAAATCAGAGTAAATGTGGTTGCACCAG GATTTATTCACACAGATATGACAAAACACTTGAAAGAAGaacatttgaagaaaaacatCCTTCTCGGGAGGTTTGGAGATGCTCTCGACGTGGCTCATGCGGTTGTGTTTCTCCTAGAGTCTCCGTACATCACAGGACACGTTCTGGTTGTGGATGGAGGATTACAACTCACCATCTAA